The Stenotrophomonas maltophilia genome segment CGACAAGCGCCGCATGTTCGCGCTGAAGGCCTTCAAGGACCAGTTCACCCCGGAAAACGTGGTGGGCGTGTTCCTGCCCTACATGATCGTCGACAGCAATGTAAGCGCGGCCGTGGCCGGCAAGGGCGAGATCAAGACGCGCGAGTACACGGTGGGCAGCGAGAAGAACAAGCGCACCCTCTACGACGCCGATGTCTACCAGGTCGAACGCCAGGTCGATTTCACCGTTGATGACCTGCCGCTGGAATCCTCGGCCGAGCGCGGCAATCTGGACACCCGCGCCAACACCAACAACATCATCAACACCATCCTGCCGTTCGATACCAAGAACGCGGTGAAGTGGAACGCGTCCTATCTGGCCGGCTTCACTTCGGAGAAGCGCAACCTGGACGTGGAGAAACTGCGGCCGCGACTGGAAGACCAGCTGCTGTCGATTGCCCGCGCGCAGGTGGAAGGTTCGGTGAAGCGCTACAACCGTGGCGTGCGCTGGGAGCAGGAACAGCTGGAGGTGCATGGCACCCGCTGGGTGTCGATGTACCTGCCGGTGTGGTTGTACTCCTACCACCAGCCCGGAAAGAACGGCGGCATGCTGCACTACATCGCAGTGAACGGCCGTACCGGCGAAACCATGGGCAGCGTGCCCGTGCAGCAATGGAAGATGCTGCTGGCGGCACTGGCCACCGGCACCGTCATTGAAGCCCTCGCAATTGCCTTCCTGGTGGCATCGACATGAGCGACGACAGTGGCCTCTGGCTGTTGGCGGCAGGTCCAGCCGGCGCAACCGCGCTGTACTGGGCGCTGTACCGCTATTACCGCAACACCGACAAATCACATTCCTTCGAGCACGAGACCGAAATCGAGGCACAGCCCGTGACCGGTTCGGACCAGCAGGTGGGCCGGGTCACCGGCACCGAGGAAAAGCGCATCCGCGGTGACAACGTGTATGAGTACCGGAAACGGGTGGTAAGGGTGAAACCCGACCCGTAGCGCCAGGCCATGCCTGGCTGCTGGAAGTGCCCGGCCGCTGGCCGGCATTCCTTCGGTTTCTGGGCGCCAAGTGGGAGCCGGCCAGCGGCCGGCACTACCCTTCGCTGGGCTGCCCCAGCGCACACCCTCACACCGTCTCCCACCCCACCGGTTCGATACTCGCGCGGTCCACCCTTCCGAGGATGCTGCGATGGCTGCCGTGCTCGCCCGTACCTGCCTGTCCGCGTTGTGCTGCCTGGCCCTGCCCGCCCTGGCCCAGGACGCCTCGTTCGGCTTCGGCGAACAGACCACCCACACCGACCAGACCACGCAATCCAGCAGCAGCCAGACCCAGAGCAGTGGCGCGGTGACCACCCAGACCATCACCAGCGGCAGCTCGCAGTCCGAGTCACGCAGCGAAAGCAAAGAGATCGACTTGGGCTTCGGTTTCCACGACGACAACGACGACTGGGGCCACGACCGCCACCGTGGCGGCCGCGATGTGCGCGACAGCGATCTGTTCGGCAGCTGGACGCTGGGCCAGGAGAACGGCAACACCTGCTCCATCGAGCTGAAGAACATCGAGTGGTTCGGCGGCTACAGTGCCTACGTGCCCGCCGGCTGCCCGGATGGCTTCTTCTCGGCCAACCGTTGGGTACTGTCGGGCAATCAGCTGCTGCTCACCGACACCAGCAACACCGTGTTCGGGCGCTTCCGCGCGTCAGGCGGTGGGCGCTGGACGGGGTACCGTGAATCGGATGGGGCGCGTTTGTACCTCAATCCCAAGGGGCGCTGATCGCACCGTGCACACAGTAGGCACGCGCTGATCAGGAAGATCAGGAATCCGCCTCACCCCGCCGCCGAAATGTCCGCTCCCACAGGTTCCCGTCTGGTCATCTACGCCGCCCTCGCGGGCAACCTGGCCATCGCCATCGCCAAGTTCATTGCTGCCGGCATCTCCGGCAGCTCGGCCATGCTCAGTGAGGGCGTGCATTCGCTGGTCGACACATTGAATGAACTCCTGCTGCTGTACGGCCTGCGCCGCGCCGGCAAGGCGCCAGACCCCGTGCATCCGTTCGGCTACGGCCGAGAGCTGTACTTCTGGAGCTTCATCGTCGCCCTGCTGGTGTTCGCCGCCGGCGCCGGTGTTTCGGCCTACGAGGGCATCCAGCACATCCGCCGGCCGGAGCCGGCCACCAACCACGCGTTGAGCTACAGCGTGCTGGGCATCTCCATCCTGTTCGAGGGAGCTTCATGGTGGATCGCGCTACGGGAGTTCCGGCGTACCAAGGGCAAACTGGGCTACTTCGAAGCCTTCCGTCGCAGCAAGGACCCGTCCACCTTCACCGTGCTGCTGGAGGATAGCGCGGCCCTGCTGGGCCTGGGTTTCGCGCTGATCGGGCTCGTGGCCGCCCAGGTCCTGGACATGCCGGTGCTTGATGGTGTGGCGTCGCTGTGCATCGCTGGCGTGCTTGCCGCCACCGCCTTTCTTCTCGCACGCGAAACCAAGGGACTGCTGGTGGGTGAGCCGGCCCACCCGGCCGTGGCCGAGCGGATCATGGCCGTGGCGGAAACCGATCCGGACCTGCGCCGCGCAAATGGCGTGACCACCATGCAGATGGGCCCCGAACAGGTTGTGGCCATGCTCAGCGCCGAGTTCGAGGATGACCGGAAGACACCGCAGATCGAGGCGTGCATCACCCGCATCGAATCAGCCGTGAAGCGCGAGTATCCGGAACTGGTGGCACTGTTCATCAAGCCGCAGACGCCCGAGGTCTACGCCGCCCGGCGCGCCACGCTGGCGGTACCGCCCGCGCCGGAATGACGCTGCGTCTGCGCCCGTTTCACCAGTCCAATGCCACAGTGCCACCAACATCTGCCCGAGCCTGCCTCTACCGTGCCGGATTGGTTGCCCGCCTCTCTTCAGATCCTCCCGCGCAGCTTCTACCGGCGCCCGCCCGTTGAGGTTGCGCCCGAGCTGCTCAACAAACTTCTGGTCCGTGACGATGGCCGAACGGGTCGCATCGTTGAAGTCGAAGCGTACGCGGGCAGCGTCGATCCGGCGGCGCACTCCTATCGCGGGCAGACGCCGCGCACGGCCAGCATGTTCGGCGAGGCCGGCCACCTGTATGTCTACTTCACTTACGGCATGCACTGGGGCAGCAACGTTGTCTGCGGCGAAGTGGGTGAAGGCGTGGCGGTGCTGCTGCGGGCCATCGAGCCGCTGCTGGGCCTGGAGCGCATGCGCGAACTGCGTCCCGCCGCGCGCCGCGACCACGATCTGGCCAGCGGGCCCGGCAAGCTCTCGCAGGCCTTCGGGCTGGACCGCAGCTTCGACGGCGCTGATCTGGTGACCGGCAACCACGGCATTGTCATCGCCAGCGACGGCGTGCCGCCGCCGGAGGATCCAGTGGTTGGGCCCCGCATCGGCATCACCCGCGCTGTTGATTTCCCCTGGCGTTGGCACATCCGTGATCACCGTCACGTATCGATCCAGCCACGTCGCGCTTCCGCCCCAGCGAGTAAACGATGATGACCCCGCTCGACAAGCCACTGCGCCGCGAACTGCACATCGACGGCCAACCCTACACTCTCACCGTGGCCCCTGAGGGCCTCAAGCTGGTTGAGAAGGGGCGACGCAAGGGCATCACACTGCGCTGGCAGGACCTGGTATCCGGAGACGCTGCACTGGCCACCGCCTTGCAGGCATCGCTCCAACAGCACTGAGCCGGCGCGCCCACCTCACATCGGCATCACCCCGCCGTGGCGATACATAACGGCGAGCACACTAGCGTAGCGCCAGACAGCCGCTGCAACCGCCCTCGCCACCCAGCCCTGAAAAGCGCCATGGACGAAGCCGAACGACTGCTCGAAATCGAACGACTGCACCTGTTGGATACGCCACCGGAGCCGGTGTTCGATGCCATCGTCGCCGCGGCCCGCGCCGCGACCGGACTGACCATGGGCCTGATCACCGTGGTGGCCGAAGACCGCCAATGGTTCAAGGCCAACATCGGCCTGGAGGGCGTCAGCGAGACCGCCCGCGAGATCTCCTTCTGCACCCATGCCATACGCCAGGACGAGCTGTTCGAGATTCCCGATGCGCGCCAGGACCCACGCTTTTCCACCAATCCACTGGTCACCGGTGGGCCGCGCATCCGCCACTACGCCGGCATTCCCCTGGGATCGACGCACGGCGCACGCATCGGCACGCTGTGCCTGCTCGACCCGATGCCCGGCGTGCTGTCACCCTCCCAGCGCGAACTGATGGTGCATCTGGCTCGGGTCACCACCCAGGTGCTGGAACAGCGCAGCACCCTCATGGCGCAGGTTGGCCAGGCCAAGGCGCTGCATCGCGAGCTGAAACGCAGTGTGGACTTCCTGGAGCGTACCAACCGTGCCGCACGGGTAGGCGGCTGGGAGATGGACCTGCTGACCAACGAGGTGCGCTGGACACGGGAAACCAAGCAGTTGCATGGCGTACGCAGCAACTTCACGCCCACGTTGGAGACCGCACTCTCGTTCTATCGCGAGGACAGCCGCAATATCATCCAGGCGGCGGTACAGCGCTGCATCGACGAGGGGACATCCTGGGAAGTACAGCTGCCGATGACCACGGCCGACGGGCGCGCGATCTGGACCCGGGTGGTCGGCAGCCGGCAACAGGTCGACGGCCATCCGCGCCTGGTCGGGGCGATCCAGGACATCACGGACGAACGAGCCGCGCTGGACGCGCTGGAAGCGAGCGAAACCCGCTACCGTCGGCTGTTCCACTACAGCCTGGGCCTGATCTGCACCCACACGCTGGATGGGACATTGACCTCGGTGAATCCGGCGGCGGTGCAGTCGCTGGGCTTCGAGGAAAGCCAGATGATCGGGCGCAGCCTGTGTGACTTGATGCCGCCGGAAAAACGCGAAGGCTTCAGGGCCTACCTCGCCCGGATCCAGGCAAACCACACCGACGCTGGCGTGATCGAGCTGATTGCCGCCGATGGTACGCGCCACTACTGGGCGTACCACAACGTGCTCGACAACGAAGCCAGCCCGCCCTACGTGCTGGGGCATGCACAGGACGTCACCGCGCTGAGGATGCAGGAGCAGCAGCTGCGCGACATGTCCTTCAAGGATCCGCTCACGCAGTGCTACAACCGGCGTTACCTGCACCGGCTGGATGAACTGATTGACGAGCGCTGGGCCTGCGTGATGTTCGATCTGGACCATTTCAAGCACATCAACGACACCCAGGGCCACCGCCGTGGCGATGCCGTGCTGGTCGAGTTCGCCACCTTCCTGCGCTCGCCGCTGGGCAAGGACGAGACCGTGGTACGGCTGGGGGGCGACGAGTTCATGGTAGTGCTGGTCGCGCCAGCGAATGGCCGCCTGAGCGAACTCGAGCACTGGTACCAGGACCACGCCGCGCTTTCGCCCAGCGCGTTCTCGATGGGCGCGGCCATCAACACGGCCGGTGAGCCCGTGGCCGACACCATCCAGAAGGCGGACAGCCGCCTGTACCGAACCCGCGCGCGCGTGCGTCGGGAGCGACGCGAGGACCCTGCCGCGCGTTGATCAAGCCCGCACCGTCACCCAGGCCGGCGCGTGGTCGCTGGCCTTTTCCTGCAGCCGCACCCAACGGTCGACGCCCGCATCCTTCAGTCGCTCCGCCAATACGGGATTCAACAGCAGATGATCGATGCGCAGCCCACGGTCGCGCTCGGCGTGCTGGCGGAAATAGTCCCAGAAGGTGTAGATCGTGGCGTCGCCGTGCACCTTCCGCAGCGCATCGGTCCAGCCCTGCGCGAGCAGCCGTTCGAAGGCATCGCGAACCTCGGGCTGGAACAGCGCATCGCGCCGCCAGGCCTTGGGATCATAGACATCGGCGTCTGTGGGAATCACGTTGAAATCACCCAGCAGCAGCGCCGGGTGCGGCAGCTCGACCAGGCTGCGTGCATGCCGGATCAGGCGTTCCATCCAGCGCAGCTTGTAGTCGAACTTGGGCCCGGGCTGCGGGTTGCCGTTGGGCAGGTAGAGGGCACCCACGATGACGCCGTGCACCGCCGCCTCCAGGTAGCGACTCTGCGTATCCTTGGGTTCGCCCGGCAATCGGCGGCGGCTCTCGACCGGCATGGTCCCCCGGGCCAGCAGCGCCACGCCGTTCCAGCGCGCCTCACCCTGCCAGAGCGCACCGTAGCCGGCCTCTTCCAATGCCGCAGCGGGAAACGCGGCGTCGGTGGCCTTCAGCTCCTGCAGGGCAACCACGTCCGGCGATTCCCTGTGCAGCCAGTCCAGCAGCTGCGGCAGGCGCGTGCCGATGCCGTTGACGTTGAACGTCGCAATACGAAGCGTTTTGCGGCGGGGCATGGATAAAGGCTCCTCGGCGCAGCGGGACGAGCATTCACTCTGCGCGCCCGGGCATGCACGGGCCGTGGATGCCACGTCATGATGCGGTGCCATTCGGTTCACGAACCGCTGCCACGGCGCACAGCAGGCTGGTCACCCGTGAACAGTGCCGGAGAAGCCCCATGGCGGTGCGTCCGCTGCGCGCGATCTACCAGGTCGACCCGTATCTGTTCCGCGACAGCCAAGGCCGCGGCTGGGGCACCCTGGATGGCATCACCGAAAAGCTGGACTACCTGCAGTGGCTCGGCATCAGCCATGTGTGGCTGCTGCCGTTCTACTGCAACGCCGGCCGTGATGGCGGCTACGATGTCACCGATCACTACCGCATCGATCCACGCCTGGGCGACGAGACCGCCTTCCAGCGCCTGGTCGATGCGGCCGACGCGCGCGGCATCGGCATCATCGTCGAACTGGTGATGCAGCACACCGCCAGCGCGCACCCGTGGTTCGTCGCCGCACAGCAGGGCGACCCGGCCTGGCGCCGCTGGTACCTGTGGAGCGACCACATGCCTGACGACGGCCTGCAGCCGATGTTCCCGCCGATCGAGGCCTCTGTCTGGACATGGGATGCCACGGCCGGCGCGTTCAACCGGCACATGTTCTACCGGCACGAGCCAGACCTCGACCTGGCCCATGCCCCGGTACGCGAGGAACTGCTGCGGGTAATGACGTTCTGGCTGCAGCGTGGCGTGGCCGGCTTCCGCGTGGACGCCGTTCCGTACATGGTCGAGCGCGCCCGCCACGCCGACCCGCGCGACGACGGGCTGTGGCTGCTGGAGGCGATGCGCGCCACGGCAGACGCGCAGCAACCAGGGCTGCCACTGATCGGCGAAGCGGATGTCCGCGCGTCCCACTACGGTGACTTCCTGTGCCACGGGCGGCGGCTTTCGCACCTGCTGGATTTCCACCTCAACAATCATTTCTTCCTCGCACTGGCACGTGGCGATGCCAGCGAAGTGGCGCGGGTCATGGCCGAGTACGGCCCGCACGCGCCGCCGGACACACGCATTGCCTGGCTGCGCAACAATGATGAACTGGACCTTGAGCAGTTGGAGCCGGATGAGCGCGAAGCGGTGATGGAACGCTTCGCCCCTGAGCGTGGCATGCGCATCTATGGCCGTGGCATCCGCCGCCGGCTGGCACCGATGCTGGAGGGCGACATCGCATGGCAGGCCATGGCCTGGGCGGCGCTGCTGTCGCTGGGCCAGGTGCCGGTGATCCGCTATGGCGAAGAGATCGGCCTCGGTGATTGCCTGGAACTGCCCGAACGCAATGCCGTGCGCATGCCGATGCACTGGCATAACGGCCTAGGGGCTGGGTTCACCGACGAACCGCGGCATGCCTGGCGCGCGCCACCGGCAGACGGCCCCTACGGTTACCGCACGGTGAACGTCGAGGCGCAACGCGCGACGCCAGGTTCACTGCTGCTGCGGGTGCGCGAGCTGCTGCAGCAGCGCAATGCACATTCCGTGCTGCAGCAGGGTCCTCACACGCTCGACCAACCCTCACCTGCGCTGCTGATGCTCCGCTACGGTGAGGCACCTCATCAGGCACTGGCACTGATCAACTTCGGCGACGAGCCGGTCGAGGTGGACGTGCCCCTGCGCGGCCCGCTGAACACGCTGGTGGGCCACGGCGCCAAACTGCAGGGTCGCCGCTGTTACCTGCAGGGTCACGGCTATACGTGGCTGGCTGCCGAAGGTGCCTGAGTGCGCAGCGCGGGCAGCACGTGTTCGGCGAAGTCGTCGATGAAGCGTTCCTGCTCGCGGTTCACGTTGTGCAGGTAGATGCGATCGAACCCCAGTCCCTGCAGCTCCTGCAGCCAGGCCCGATGCTGGCCCAGGTCTGCCGAGACATGCACGTGCTGGCGCACCACCTCGGCGCTGACCGATCGGGCCTGTGCTTCGAACTGTTCGGGCTGGTCCAGGCCTTCGGCCAGTTCCGGCGACAGCACGTTGGCACTCCACTGCTCCATCGCACCTTCCAGCGCCGCCTGTTCGGCGCGCGCGTAGGAGAGCTTGGCCTGCAGGTACATCGGCTTGCCCCTGCCACCGCCTTCCTCGAACGCCGCAACCACACGCCGCAACTGCGCCAGCGGTTGGCTGATGGTGATCAGG includes the following:
- a CDS encoding sensor domain-containing diguanylate cyclase, giving the protein MDEAERLLEIERLHLLDTPPEPVFDAIVAAARAATGLTMGLITVVAEDRQWFKANIGLEGVSETAREISFCTHAIRQDELFEIPDARQDPRFSTNPLVTGGPRIRHYAGIPLGSTHGARIGTLCLLDPMPGVLSPSQRELMVHLARVTTQVLEQRSTLMAQVGQAKALHRELKRSVDFLERTNRAARVGGWEMDLLTNEVRWTRETKQLHGVRSNFTPTLETALSFYREDSRNIIQAAVQRCIDEGTSWEVQLPMTTADGRAIWTRVVGSRQQVDGHPRLVGAIQDITDERAALDALEASETRYRRLFHYSLGLICTHTLDGTLTSVNPAAVQSLGFEESQMIGRSLCDLMPPEKREGFRAYLARIQANHTDAGVIELIAADGTRHYWAYHNVLDNEASPPYVLGHAQDVTALRMQEQQLRDMSFKDPLTQCYNRRYLHRLDELIDERWACVMFDLDHFKHINDTQGHRRGDAVLVEFATFLRSPLGKDETVVRLGGDEFMVVLVAPANGRLSELEHWYQDHAALSPSAFSMGAAINTAGEPVADTIQKADSRLYRTRARVRRERREDPAAR
- a CDS encoding membrane protein, whose translation is MSDPRNGPPPLPGSAPATPPPLPAASLDGPGSPQDVPPLPGSFPLDTSKLPQAIRDEVEAPDPVAIDTSASELKDGLNRCPKCGATDIRPKAGTDILVCLYCRHEWHGARVEEEFGLGEAIDQLRGTVIASGARDIDADTSALMTFKCTGCGAEVTVNTESTMTARCHWCRHVFGVNEQISNGAVPDAVLPFHIKKDDAVARIRQFVDKRRMFALKAFKDQFTPENVVGVFLPYMIVDSNVSAAVAGKGEIKTREYTVGSEKNKRTLYDADVYQVERQVDFTVDDLPLESSAERGNLDTRANTNNIINTILPFDTKNAVKWNASYLAGFTSEKRNLDVEKLRPRLEDQLLSIARAQVEGSVKRYNRGVRWEQEQLEVHGTRWVSMYLPVWLYSYHQPGKNGGMLHYIAVNGRTGETMGSVPVQQWKMLLAALATGTVIEALAIAFLVAST
- a CDS encoding cation diffusion facilitator family transporter, translated to MSAPTGSRLVIYAALAGNLAIAIAKFIAAGISGSSAMLSEGVHSLVDTLNELLLLYGLRRAGKAPDPVHPFGYGRELYFWSFIVALLVFAAGAGVSAYEGIQHIRRPEPATNHALSYSVLGISILFEGASWWIALREFRRTKGKLGYFEAFRRSKDPSTFTVLLEDSAALLGLGFALIGLVAAQVLDMPVLDGVASLCIAGVLAATAFLLARETKGLLVGEPAHPAVAERIMAVAETDPDLRRANGVTTMQMGPEQVVAMLSAEFEDDRKTPQIEACITRIESAVKREYPELVALFIKPQTPEVYAARRATLAVPPAPE
- the xth gene encoding exodeoxyribonuclease III, which codes for MPRRKTLRIATFNVNGIGTRLPQLLDWLHRESPDVVALQELKATDAAFPAAALEEAGYGALWQGEARWNGVALLARGTMPVESRRRLPGEPKDTQSRYLEAAVHGVIVGALYLPNGNPQPGPKFDYKLRWMERLIRHARSLVELPHPALLLGDFNVIPTDADVYDPKAWRRDALFQPEVRDAFERLLAQGWTDALRKVHGDATIYTFWDYFRQHAERDRGLRIDHLLLNPVLAERLKDAGVDRWVRLQEKASDHAPAWVTVRA
- a CDS encoding alpha-amylase family protein, whose product is MAVRPLRAIYQVDPYLFRDSQGRGWGTLDGITEKLDYLQWLGISHVWLLPFYCNAGRDGGYDVTDHYRIDPRLGDETAFQRLVDAADARGIGIIVELVMQHTASAHPWFVAAQQGDPAWRRWYLWSDHMPDDGLQPMFPPIEASVWTWDATAGAFNRHMFYRHEPDLDLAHAPVREELLRVMTFWLQRGVAGFRVDAVPYMVERARHADPRDDGLWLLEAMRATADAQQPGLPLIGEADVRASHYGDFLCHGRRLSHLLDFHLNNHFFLALARGDASEVARVMAEYGPHAPPDTRIAWLRNNDELDLEQLEPDEREAVMERFAPERGMRIYGRGIRRRLAPMLEGDIAWQAMAWAALLSLGQVPVIRYGEEIGLGDCLELPERNAVRMPMHWHNGLGAGFTDEPRHAWRAPPADGPYGYRTVNVEAQRATPGSLLLRVRELLQQRNAHSVLQQGPHTLDQPSPALLMLRYGEAPHQALALINFGDEPVEVDVPLRGPLNTLVGHGAKLQGRRCYLQGHGYTWLAAEGA
- a CDS encoding AprI/Inh family metalloprotease inhibitor translates to MAAVLARTCLSALCCLALPALAQDASFGFGEQTTHTDQTTQSSSSQTQSSGAVTTQTITSGSSQSESRSESKEIDLGFGFHDDNDDWGHDRHRGGRDVRDSDLFGSWTLGQENGNTCSIELKNIEWFGGYSAYVPAGCPDGFFSANRWVLSGNQLLLTDTSNTVFGRFRASGGGRWTGYRESDGARLYLNPKGR
- a CDS encoding DNA-3-methyladenine glycosylase; translated protein: MPDWLPASLQILPRSFYRRPPVEVAPELLNKLLVRDDGRTGRIVEVEAYAGSVDPAAHSYRGQTPRTASMFGEAGHLYVYFTYGMHWGSNVVCGEVGEGVAVLLRAIEPLLGLERMRELRPAARRDHDLASGPGKLSQAFGLDRSFDGADLVTGNHGIVIASDGVPPPEDPVVGPRIGITRAVDFPWRWHIRDHRHVSIQPRRASAPASKR